The nucleotide sequence ggatatatttaccccccaaaaatgggggattggaaatgatacagacaattacattggaagcaacattctttccgcaatattaagctgatccacccctaaaaaatAAATCTCATAGAGGGGAAGTCCTGAACAGGGTAGTCCTGTGGAGGGTAAACCCTTAGTGTAATGGTATATTGGCCAGACCTGTAAGAAGGGTGGAAGCCCAGTCGCAGTGGCCGTGATTGTTTTTACCCTCTAACGTGTGCGGTCTTTGTAAATGTCTCAGAGAGCCTTTTGGGCCTTCCCTACAATCGTACCACTGACCTGCACAACTCTGTAGGCTAGGCTATTCTGACTTGCCCACGAGGGAGCCAAACCAGGCAACTTCACTAAATGTTAAGACGGGCTCAATAAAACAGATTATCATTCAGCCGTCTAAGTTTGCACAGGAAGCACATGTTTATTTGGCTGACGCATCAGAAAACCAGCTTAATTAATAATACATTGGAGAAGGTTACAACTGGACAGACAGGTCtgaaaacaactttttgcccTTAGTGCCAAGGTACTACATGCACAGTAGACTTGAAACGATTGTAGATATTGTAGACAGAATAGGTAGGTATACTGCCCCTCCTCCTGGATAAGAGTCGTTGTCAGACCAGGCCTTCGCTGATATATTCTGTGTATCTAAACCCTTACTGGTAAAGTGAGAACTCAGACACAAGGTTGGTTGACTTCAGTAGTCTGGGTTTTATTCGGTCAGGTAGAGAAGAACTATAGCCCTAGCAGGCAAACAGAACAAGGACAAAACCTGCCCCAACACACACGCATAAATCAGTGATACACAGAAGACACGTCACTCCATCTTTCTGTGTGTTTCGAACTCAAACACCTATTTCTTACAAGCAGCAAGCACTGCTTTGTCGATCTCAGGTAAGTAATGTTGCTGCACATTCCTTAACAGATCCAGCAAAACTATGTTGGAATACTGGAATACTGCACACTATGGTTCACAAATGAAGAATTTCTGAAACCGTTCATAAGTGCTGATTCTCTTGAAACAAGGTAGGTTTCTGACGATGTGCTTGAAAATTAAACAGAGAAAGGACATAGAACTTACCGGAACATCCATAACAATGCAGTCAGGCTTTTTATTGAGAAAGaaaaacacaggcacacaccagCACGCACGCGGgcatggaccacacacacacgcacgggcatggaacacccaccacacacacgcacaagcatggaacacccaccacacacacacacaggcatggaacacccaccacacacacacacaggcatggaacacccaccacacacacaggattggaacacccaccacacacacaggggagaagaggCATTTGTATCCTACTCTACACAAACTGCACAACCGCTGGCGAGTTTATTAAAGCCGAGGCGACATTATTTGACAATAAAGTAACGGTCTTTTAAAAGACTCTACAGTCCCAGTCAGACAGAGGGTGGTCATTATCGGGCCATGCTGTAAAGTTAGAAGAAAGGAAAAATCTAACCTTCAGCCTAACCCTAATTAATATGTTTCTGATATAGCCAATTTTCTCTTTGTAGCATGACCATCTAGTGAGAACACCAGTGGAGTGCCAATACTGATGACCTGGGGTCAGGTCAGAGGAGGTCACACATTATATGACAGAGAACTGGATGCCATGTTTGTTGAGGCGCTCCACCAGCGTGGTTCTGGAAAAAGCTGCTCCTGGGGTGTACACACCAcccctaaagagagagagagagacagaacgggagagagggaaagaaaacacATCAGATGTAATACAGTaccctggttgtgtgtgtgtgtgtgtgtgtaactcactTCTTGGGGAGGGCTGTGGGTTCGTTCAGGATGGTGATGGCAGCCTGTACCATGGCGATGGGCGTGGTCACGTAGCCTGCCTCTGAAACAGGGAGAGAAGCATTGCGTTATACCCAGCAGCGGCCGCAGGTTAGGTGGAGTAGGGGTTAATAAATAGTCCTTGGACTAGTGTGTTTGTGGAGCAGAGGgcgtttgtgtgggtgtgtatttaAGTACCAGGTCCTTGGACTAGTGTGTTTAAGTACCTGGTCCTTGgactagtgtgtttgtgtgggtgtgtgtttaagTACCTGGTCCTTGGACTAGTGTGCGGATCTTAGCGTTGGGTCGTCCCTGGCTGGGGTCCTGTCCCTCAGTGTAGCCCTCTCCATAGAACACAAACTGGAAGGATGAACCCTCCATCTGAGWSACACAAACACACCAATCACTGACAAGCGGGACCAACCCTCTGagtgacacaaacacaccaatCACTGACAAGCGGGACCAACCCTCTGagtgacacaaacacaccaatCATTGACTAGAAGGACCAACCTCCAGCTGagtgacacaaacacaccaatCAATGTCAATTTCACAAACAAATTAAAGTTCAACATACCAGTAGATGTTACTCATACATTTTAACAATACACATCTCTCAAGAGATGCATAAAATTGTACCTGCTTTCTGGTTGGTCCATCCTTGGAGAAGAAACCAAAGGAGAAAAACTCTGGAAACTAAAcacagaagagaaagacagaatggAAGGTTTTAGGTTTtcctttcgtgtgtgtgtgtgtgtgtgtgcctataacaatgtgtctgtcagtgtgtccTAGTTCACCTTAATCAGCAGGTTTCGTCCAAAGTCGAATTTGACCAGGAACCAGAACATCATCCCAGCGAATAGCATCTTGACAATGTTGGCCACACCTCCTACTCCTGCATATGCACCATACTGGACCTGGGGTCAGACAAAGGTCAAACAGAAGTGTCTCCCAAACCACCCACTTGCCCCTACCAACTCGCTCGGAAGGGCCCTCCATTGTCACGTGTTGCTGACGAAACTCAGAGGGTGACTTCCAGAGAGTGGCGAGGGGATCAATAAACCAATGACTGGACACAAtcgtttatttaaaaaataaaacagtatgaAGTTCCCTGTTGTTTTACAAGATATAAaacagttaaacatttaatttgggagGTATTTCATTTGTTACTTGTGTCAACCCTTGAAATCAGACAAACAAATGCACGTGACATAATTAGGCACAACTCTCCATtcttttctgttttagttttttcctttcaattaagacctagacaaccaggtgaggagagttccttactaattagtgaccttaattcaccaatcaagtacaagggaggagaaaACACGCAGACATTCGGCCCTCTGGACTGAGTTTGACACATGCTCTACACCCTCAATTTTCACTCCCTAAGCTTTGGCATGGTTGTGCATAGGACGGAGGCTCGCGGGAACGTCCAAATGGAGGGACGAGGGGAAGGGGGTGATTTGGTATTTAGGCGAGGTTCTTAAACATGGACTTTTCCTCAACAGGCCCCATGTCTCATCCTTACAAATGTTAAACATAAATAAGGCTTACATAAATAAAATGTACTCAATTATCCCCTGTAACAAAGTTTGTAGCACACAGTATTCAAGTCATTACTCTGATATCCTATCCACACGAGCATTTATTAGGATACATTCCATTTCAAAACTAAGTTTGAACATTAGAGCCACAACACAAAATGGCACTGTGCTCATGACAAGGAGAATACACATTGGTCGGTGCGTGTACTGTATTTGCGTGACGTACAGGTGTTTCCTGGTGTTCCTCCAGTAGAAAGCGTTGAGACCTCTTCACCACCGACGGGTCGGCTCCCATGAACGGGACCGCATACTGCTGAACCTCATTACTATAGAACAGGGCACTCCtattcacacaaacaaacaatagaAAGTAACATTatccaacatacacacacacacatgcacacgcaaacacacaggtCCCTGTACCTGCGTTTGATCTTTGAGCCCACCACAGGGAGAGGTTtgtgtccaaacttcttcctGAGGCTCCGCAGCTTCCCGCTGTCAGCAAAACCATAGATGGCCGACTTCCATGTCCCGTCATTGATAGATCCaccctgagacagagagagaaaaccgaATATCAACAAACATTCTTTAATCAAGATTGTACCTAATAATGTTACAAGGATGAAGCAGGGATTACAAGGATGAGGCCGGGGCAGTGTGAGGGTTTATGGGTAATGGAGTCTTACCTCAGGCCCTGTGCTGGCTGTCAGGAAGCTCTCCACAGCTGTAAGTGTCCCTGTGGCGAGAGACACACAAATGTGACACAAACACCCAATGGagagcacacacaaacagataaaGTAAACTAACCTCAGGGACACACACACCTTTGAATTGTTCCCTGGTGTAGAGGACTCCCATGTCTGCAGGTATGGAGTCAAAGCCACAAGCCCCCACGATGTACACTCCCTTATCAGCTGCCTGGCTGTTGTAATTCAACTGCATACTCTCTaggaactacacacacacacacacacacacacacacacgtctctgtAATGGGCTGTTGTGGTGGTAGAGCATGTGATTTTATTGATGTTGTGGAGAAAACAGGCAGGGTAGGCTGAAATATTTAAGAGGACAGCATGGTGTCCAGCAGCCTTCCCATTTAActtagtggtgtgtgtgagatattGCTTCTACCTATCAAGTCCTGTCCGGTCTACGGGAGTGATAGGGTGTAGAGGGTTGATTAGGGGTTGAGGCCTGGTGACTTTGTTGTTGCGTTGTCTTACCTGGGGTTCTCCACAGATGTCAATGCAGTGTGCGCTGTTCTCCACGCATGCCTTCACCACAGGCTCACCCCAGAACCTGTACTACACACACAGCATTATTATCTAAAATATGACACCTCACTAAGGTGTTTATGTTACTACAGCAAAAACTCattcatatacactgctcaaaaaaataaagggaacacttaaacaacacaatgtaactccaagtcaatcacacttctgtgaaatcaaactgtccacttaggaagcaacactgattgacaataMatttcacatgctgttgtgcaaatggaatagacaaaaggtggaaattataggcaattagcaagacacccccaataaaggagtggttctgcaggtggtgaccacagaccacttctcagttcctatgcttcctggctgatgttttggtcWcttttgaatgctggcggtgctttcactctagtggtagcatgagacggagtctacaacccacacaagtggctcaggtagYgcagctcatccaggatggcacatcaMtgcgagctgtggcaagaaggtttgctgtgtctgtcagcgtagtgtccagagcatggaggcgctaccaggagacaggccagtacatcaggagacgtggaggaggccgtaggagggcaacaacccagcagcaggaccgctacctccgcctttgtgcaaggaggagcactgccagagccctgcaaaatgacctccagcaggccacaaggttataaataatgatttttaattgaaatcataattgtgtccttcaaactttgctttcgtaaaaaaatcctccatttgcagcaattacagccttgcagacctttggcattctagctgtcaatttgttgaggtaatctgaagagatttccccccatgcttcctgaagcacctcccacaagttggattggcttgatgggcacttcttatgtaccatacggtcaagctgctcccacaacagatcaatagggttgagatccggtgactgcgctggccactccattataRacagaataccagctgactgcttcttccctaaatagttcttgcatagtttggagctgtgctttKtgtcattgtcctgttataaGAGGagattggctccaattaagcgccatcCTCRgggtatggcatggcgttgcaaaatggagccttccttcttcaagatccctttaacCCTGTACAAATATCCCACTTTACCaacaccaaagcacccccagacMatcacattgcctccaccatgcttgacagatggcatcaagcattcctccagcatcttttaattttttctgcgtctcacgaatgttcttccttgtgatccgaacacctcaaatttcatctgtccataacactttttccaatcttcctctatccagtgtctgtgttattttgcccatcttaatcttttttattggccagtctgagatatggctttttctttgcaactctgcctagaaggccagcatcctggagtcgcctcttcactgttgWcgttgagactggtgttttgcgggtattatttaatgaagctgccagttgaggacttgtgaggcgtctgtttctcaaactagacactgtaatgtacttgtcctcttgctcagttgtgcaccggggcctcccactctttctattctggctagagacagtttgtgctgctctgtgaagggaatagtacacagcgttgtacgagatcttcagtttctttgcaatttctcgcatggaatagccttcatttctcagaacaagaatagactgacgagtttcagaagaaagtgctttgtttcttgccattttgagcctgtaatcaaacccacaaatgctgatgctccagatactcaactagtctaatcagtacaacatttttcagctgtgctaacatgaatgcaaaagggttttctaatgatcaattagccttttaaaaatataaacttggattagctaacacaacttgccattggaacacaggagtgatggttgctgataatgggcctctgtacacctatgtagatattcatttttttttttttttatatctgccatttccaactacaataagtcatttacaacattaacaatgtctacactgtatttctgatcaatttgatgttattttaaaatggacaaaaaaagtgtttttctttgaaaaacaaggacatttctaaccctaaaccccaaaaggcacctaaatgactctcagaccatgagaaacaagattctctggtctgatgaaactaagattgaactctttggcctgaatgtcaagcgtcacRtctggagaaaacctggcaccatccctacggtgaagtatggtggtggcagMatcatgctgtggggatgtttctcagcagCAGGGAYtgggagactagtcaggatcgaggtaaagatgaacggagcaaagtgcagagagatccttgatgaaaatctgctccagagcgttcaagacctcagaatggggcgaaggtttaccttatAACAGGATAACAACCTTAGGCACACAGCCacgacaacacaggagtggctttgggacaagtctctggatgtccttgagtggcccagccagagcccggactggaacccaattgaacatctctggagacctgaaaatagctgtgcagcgacgctccccatccaacctgacagaactcaatggaagaatggaagaaactccccaaatacaggtgtgccaagcttgtagcgtcatacccaagaagactcgaggctgtaatcgctgtcaaaggttcttcaacaaagtactgcgtaaagggtctgaatacgtatgtaaatttcagtttttttttaatacatttgcaaacatttctaacaacttgtttttgcttcatcattattgtgtgtagttagagaaaaaaaacatttaatcaattttagaataggcctgcaacgtaacaaaatgtggaaaaatcaaagggtatgaatacagacacatatatgtatgtatgtatatatatatatatatatatatatatgtatatatatatatatatatatatatatatatatacacacatatactggAACATGCCACCTCATGTTACACTCACAGGTATTCTTTTTCTCTGGACTGGCTAATCCTGTGCGTATGCGtgctgacatacagtacaaggtGCACTGGTGATCGCCACCGTCATCATTGCTGGCGTTTCACAAGTTGCAAAGTCATGTCCTCACTGCTATTAGACCACATTCTGCAGCCCCATGGCACAACAGGAGGGCAGAGTGGTGATCAGGACTGACATCAAAACACTCTTCCATACTAACATCTCAATTCTAACAATGGAAGAGGCAGCATTGATATCCCTCTTCATTTCTGACAATCACACTCATTGTGTCTCTGCAGCACttacagtatgtgtctgtgtgtgtgtgctgtggtgtgtggcaTCTCCACAGTCAGTACTTACTGGCCCCACACAGTTGAGAACAATAACAGCCTGTTTGCACATGGCGGCCAGAGAATCAGGCTCTCCCACATCAGCCACAATGACCTCCACCGCAGTCCTCAGCTCTGGCTtacctgaaacacacagcagaGGAGTCAGTCATTTCACCATTATATTATTAACATATTTACAAATACAACACACTTCATTATGTGTTGAACAAACTACAATATATTGTACAACAATGATCTGGTTTAAAATAGCTCAGTGACCAAAAAGTAATTGGGTGGGCCAGTGTGGCTGACCCTTTGTTTGGCAGACCCCTGAATTGAATTCTGAATGTGTAGCCTATCCTTCACAGTACAAAATTGCTAtctgtttttacccccaagcctcTGTGTCACTGTTTCCTTCAATCTAGTCCAGAAAGATTTCTAAGTGCTAAAGTGTGTCACCTTTTGGAAAATTAGTCCgaatgaggactaaaagagac is from Salvelinus sp. IW2-2015 linkage group LG9, ASM291031v2, whole genome shotgun sequence and encodes:
- the LOC111968878 gene encoding saccharopine dehydrogenase-like oxidoreductase, translating into MAKVDTSSSRPYHIVIFGASGFTGQFVVEEVARIVSEGPNGTLKWAVAGRSRQKLDKVLEQAAGALGKPELRTAVEVIVADVGEPDSLAAMCKQAVIVLNCVGPYRFWGEPVVKACVENSAHCIDICGEPQFLESMQLNYNSQAADKGVYIVGACGFDSIPADMGVLYTREQFKGTLTAVESFLTASTGPEGGSINDGTWKSAIYGFADSGKLRSLRKKFGHKPLPVVGSKIKRRSALFYSNEVQQYAVPFMGADPSVVKRSQRFLLEEHQETPVQYGAYAGVGGVANIVKMLFAGMMFWFLVKFDFGRNLLIKFPEFFSFGFFSKDGPTRKQMEGSSFQFVFYGEGYTEGQDPSQGRPNAKIRTLVQGPEAGYVTTPIAMVQAAITILNEPTALPKKGGVYTPGAAFSRTTLVERLNKHGIQFSVI